One Myotis daubentonii chromosome 12, mMyoDau2.1, whole genome shotgun sequence genomic region harbors:
- the DOK1 gene encoding docking protein 1 gives MDRAMDGAVMEGPLFLQGQRFGAKRWRKTWAVLYPASPHGVARLEFFDHKGPSSGGGRGSSRRLDCKVIRLAECVSVVPVAVESPPEPGAAAFRLDTAQRSHLLAADAPSSAAWVQMLCLNAFPKGSWGPAPAENPPKLSALEMLENSLYSPTWEGSQFWVTVQRTEAAERCGLHGSYVLRVEAEKLTLLTVGTQSQILEPLLSWPYTLLRRYGRDKVMFSFEAGRRCPSGPGNFTFQTAQGNDIFQAVETAIHRQKAQGKAGQGQDVLRADSHEEVAEGKLASHPGAQELPDSPPALYAEPLDSLRIPPGPSQDSLYSDPLDSTAPQAGEKVQLKKTLYWDLYEHVQQQLMKAKLTDPKEDPIYDEPEGPGAASARGLYDLPQEPKDAWWCQARAKEEGYELPYNPATDDYAVPPPRSTKPVPAPKPQRLAFPEPGTAGSGSKGHSSDTALYSQIQKSRASGDWDCGLSRVGADRTGVKSEGST, from the exons ATGGACAGGGCCATGGACGGGGCCGTGATGGAGGGGCCGCTCTTTTTGCAGGGTCAGCGTTTCGGTGCCAAG AGGTGGAGGAAGACCTGGGCCGTGCTCTACCCGGCCAGCCCCCACGGCGTAGCGCGCCTCGAGTTCTTCGATCACAAGGGGCCGAGCTCTGGAGGGGGCCGAGGGAGCTCGCGCCGCCTGGACTGCAAGGTGATCCGTCTAGCCGAGTGCGTGAGCGTGGTGCCCGTGGCCGTGGAGAGCCCCCCTGAGCCCGGAGCCGCCGCCTTCCGCCTGGACACCGCgcagcgctcgcacctgctggcGGCCGATGCGCCGTCCAGCGCCGCCTGGGTGCAAATGCTGTGCCTGAATGCCTTTCCG AAAGGCAGCTGGGGTCCAGCGCCTGCCGAGAACCCACCCAAGCTTTCTGCCCTGGAGATGCTGGAGAACTCGCTGTATAGCCCCACCTGGGAAG GATCCCAGTTCTGGGTAACCGTACAGAGGACCGAAGCCGCTGAGCGCTGCGGCCTGCATGGCTCCTATGTGCTGAGGGTGGAGGCTGAGAAGCTGACTCTCCTGACTGTGGGAACTCAGAGTCAGATACTGGAGCCACTTCTCTCCTGGCCCTACACGCTGTTGCGTCGCTATGGCCGAGACAAG GTCATGTTCTCCTTTGAGGCTGGTCGGCGCTGCCCCTCCGGCCCTGGAAACTTCACCTTCCAGACGGCACAGGGAAATGACATTTTCCAGGCAGTCGAGACTGCTATCCACCGGCAAAAGGCCCAGGGCAAGGCTGGTCAGGGGCAGGATGTTCTTAGAGCTGATTCGCATGAAGAAGTGGCAGAGGGGAAGCTGGCTTCCCACCCTGGTGCCCAGGAGCTCCCAGACAGCCCGCCCGCTCTGTACGCTGAGCCCTTAGACTCTCTGCGCATTCCTCCAGGTCCTTCCCAAGATTCCCTATATTCAGACCCTTTGGACAGCACCGCGCCTCAGGCAGGGGAGAAGGTACAGTTAAAGAAAACTCTCTATTGGGACTTGTATGAGCATGTGCAGCAGCAGTTGATGAAGGCCAAGCTGACGGACCCCAAGGAGGACCCCATCTATGATGAACCAGAGGGCCCGGGAGCAGCTTCTGCCCGGGGCCTTTATGATCTGCCTCAGGAGCCCAAGGATGCATGGTGGTGCCAGGCTCGAGCGAAGGAGGAGGGCTACGAGCTCCCCTACAACCCTGCCACTGATGACTACGCCGTGCCTCCCCCTCGGAGCACAAAGCCCGTCCCAGCTCCCAAGCCCCAGCGCCTGGCCTTCCCTGAACCTGGtacagctggcagtggcagcaaagGTCACAGCTCAGACACTGCCCTGTACAGCCAGATCCAGAAGAGCAGGGCCTCAGGGGACTGGGACTGTGGGCTTTCTAGAGTAGGGGCCGACAGGACTGGGGTCAAGTCAGAGGGCTCCACATGA